From Pseudanabaena sp. PCC 6802, one genomic window encodes:
- a CDS encoding DNA cytosine methyltransferase produces MQFNLIITGGSPCQDLSLAGKRTGISGGRRHSERNRSGLWFEMLRVIEEAKPNFVIWENVKGAFYTGGLAEVLQGLCQLGYRFDVEILSAAAIGAPHLRERIFAVAYTRSLCGQAPPWSDQIRSQIAAVTDPDGIAGLRTGQGNQTILAPWRGVEPPICGVAHGLPRRLDRLAAIGNAVVPALAAIALQRVLYLESHHHKSKLN; encoded by the coding sequence ATGCAATTCAACCTCATCATCACAGGCGGATCGCCCTGCCAAGACCTTAGCCTCGCTGGAAAAAGAACCGGAATTTCAGGCGGCCGAAGGCATTCGGAACGAAATCGCTCAGGACTCTGGTTCGAGATGCTCCGAGTCATCGAGGAGGCAAAGCCCAATTTCGTCATCTGGGAGAACGTCAAAGGTGCCTTCTATACGGGAGGGCTTGCCGAAGTTTTGCAAGGACTCTGTCAATTGGGCTATCGCTTCGATGTGGAGATCCTATCAGCAGCGGCAATCGGAGCGCCCCATCTGCGCGAACGTATCTTTGCGGTTGCCTACACCCGTAGCCTATGCGGGCAAGCGCCGCCCTGGTCAGACCAAATTAGATCGCAAATTGCGGCTGTTACCGACCCCGACGGCATCGCAGGGCTACGGACTGGTCAAGGAAATCAAACCATACTTGCCCCCTGGCGAGGTGTTGAACCCCCAATTTGTGGAGTGGCTCATGGGCTTCCCCGCCGATTGGACAGACTTGCAGCGATCGGCAACGCCGTTGTCCCTGCTTTAGCTGCGATCGCTTTGCAACGGGTTCTCTATCTCGAAAGTCACCACCATAAATCGAAGCTGAATTGA
- a CDS encoding helix-turn-helix domain-containing protein: MELQKWVQSEVDKHGSANRFAAVLGVARQAVGDWLSGKKILKDRSIEAIAQYMGKSAAEVRRQFNLEDFAAYQSKARTRGASLPKGQAAKLEAENRQIKKEIDELREAIEDLTVVVKELVARDGTKRNMGTKTKIQEP, translated from the coding sequence ATGGAATTGCAAAAGTGGGTGCAGTCCGAAGTGGACAAGCATGGTTCGGCTAATCGGTTTGCGGCAGTGCTGGGCGTGGCTCGCCAGGCTGTTGGCGATTGGCTATCGGGTAAGAAAATATTGAAGGATCGCTCGATTGAGGCGATCGCTCAGTACATGGGCAAGTCTGCGGCGGAAGTGCGTCGGCAATTTAATCTGGAGGATTTTGCCGCGTATCAGTCGAAAGCACGAACGCGAGGTGCGAGTTTGCCCAAGGGGCAGGCGGCTAAACTGGAGGCAGAAAATCGGCAAATCAAGAAAGAAATCGACGAACTGCGCGAGGCGATCGAGGATTTAACTGTTGTTGTGAAAGAGTTGGTGGCGCGCGATGGAACCAAGAGAAATATGGGCACCAAAACAAAGATTCAGGAGCCTTGA
- a CDS encoding LexA family protein, whose amino-acid sequence MPINPSDIDFSILVEIPLFLCPVSAGQPSSTDDYVQSSIKVPAALGLLPETSFALVVAGDSMSGVGIVDRDIVFVNKSIEPVHGKIVVAAINGEQTIKRLYRRDGQVRLLPENPDYQPIAIHPEIDLIIQGVVIGMYRPY is encoded by the coding sequence ATGCCTATCAATCCTTCTGACATCGATTTTTCGATTCTGGTAGAAATACCTCTGTTTCTATGCCCTGTTTCGGCGGGACAGCCTTCATCTACAGACGATTACGTTCAGAGTAGCATCAAGGTTCCAGCAGCGCTGGGGCTTCTTCCTGAGACATCATTTGCATTAGTGGTGGCTGGGGATTCGATGAGTGGTGTGGGTATCGTCGATCGAGATATAGTTTTTGTGAATAAATCTATCGAACCCGTACATGGCAAGATTGTAGTAGCGGCAATTAATGGCGAGCAGACGATTAAGCGACTGTACAGGCGAGACGGACAGGTGAGGTTATTGCCTGAGAATCCAGACTATCAGCCGATTGCGATCCATCCTGAGATCGATCTGATTATTCAGGGGGTGGTAATAGGTATGTACAGACCGTATTAA
- a CDS encoding HNH endonuclease: MTISSSTQEFVRQRANYRCEYCHYPEFLSTSPLTIDHIQPQSLGGSDDADNLALACRRCNERHYNFTFGIDPDSQQQVALFNPRQQSWSEHFIWSVDGSRIIGTTPTGRATCHRLALNDDRRSDRFIQQSRKLWVRGNWHPPKEDPRHSPPQTL; this comes from the coding sequence GTGACCATTTCAAGCAGTACGCAGGAATTTGTAAGGCAACGGGCAAACTATCGTTGTGAATATTGCCACTATCCTGAATTTCTCAGTACATCTCCTCTAACCATCGACCATATCCAGCCTCAATCTCTGGGCGGCAGCGATGATGCTGATAACCTGGCTCTGGCTTGCCGCCGCTGCAACGAGCGCCACTACAACTTTACCTTTGGCATCGATCCAGATTCGCAACAACAAGTAGCTCTATTTAATCCAAGACAACAATCCTGGTCGGAGCATTTTATCTGGTCAGTAGACGGCTCAAGAATTATTGGCACGACACCTACAGGAAGAGCTACTTGTCATCGTCTGGCTCTCAATGACGACCGCAGAAGCGATCGCTTCATCCAGCAATCGCGCAAGCTCTGGGTTCGGGGTAACTGGCATCCTCCCAAGGAAGATCCTCGCCACTCACCACCCCAAACACTCTAA
- a CDS encoding IS5 family transposase has product MRRSYNTDLSNQEWEIIAPMLPKPSKWGRPPKTNMRELLNAIFYILKNGCTWQNLPHDFPPYSTVYFYWQRWERTGLLEEINRKLSQQFREKVSKEATPSLVSIDSQSVKTTESAGSRGFDGGKQIKGRKRFAMVDTLGLVVKVLVCAANIGERAGAKQLLQNLTSPLPRLEKILVDAGFSGDEITQWVNDNFGWLWEVSKRADNQKGFVVESKRWVVERTFAWLGNCRRLSKDYEFYEQMSESFIYLALIRKMLRNLATATS; this is encoded by the coding sequence ATGCGCCGATCCTATAATACCGATTTATCCAACCAAGAATGGGAAATTATCGCACCCATGCTACCCAAACCATCAAAATGGGGTAGGCCACCCAAAACAAATATGCGAGAGTTACTGAATGCCATTTTCTATATACTCAAAAATGGTTGTACATGGCAGAATCTACCCCATGACTTTCCGCCTTACTCAACGGTCTATTTCTACTGGCAAAGGTGGGAAAGAACTGGGCTACTGGAGGAGATTAATCGCAAATTGAGCCAACAATTTAGGGAAAAGGTTAGTAAAGAGGCGACCCCAAGCTTGGTGAGTATCGATAGCCAGAGTGTGAAGACAACAGAAAGTGCGGGCAGTCGAGGTTTTGATGGCGGTAAGCAAATCAAGGGCAGAAAACGCTTCGCTATGGTTGACACCTTGGGCTTAGTTGTAAAGGTGTTGGTGTGTGCAGCTAACATCGGTGAAAGAGCAGGAGCTAAGCAGTTGTTACAGAATCTCACATCTCCATTACCACGATTAGAGAAAATTCTGGTTGATGCTGGATTCTCTGGTGATGAAATCACACAATGGGTCAACGACAACTTCGGATGGCTTTGGGAAGTTAGCAAACGGGCAGACAATCAGAAAGGTTTTGTAGTGGAGTCAAAGCGTTGGGTGGTAGAGCGAACCTTTGCTTGGTTAGGTAATTGTCGTAGACTAAGCAAGGATTATGAATTTTATGAGCAAATGTCTGAATCGTTTATTTACTTGGCTTTAATCCGCAAAATGCTAAGAAATCTGGCAACTGCGACTTCCTAA
- a CDS encoding IS5 family transposase (programmed frameshift) gives MNYIIAQTLPAAHFKRRFGIETNTFKAIVKVLKPEWRATPTPGAKPKLGLEDRILVAFEYWREYRTYFHIATSWGISESTVCRIVHWVEETLIRSRRFRLPGKRQLVRGFGIPTVANVDVTETRIERPKRHQRAFYSGKQKGHTLKCQLIIDALTGQIICTFFGKGRRHDFKLFKASGIHFHPQTESLQDKGYQGIQKLHLYCRLPHKKPKGGQLTPEQKAFNRQLARQRVGIEHVNRRLKIFRILSGRYRNRRHRFGLRCNLIAGLYNFERSQGSSVG, from the exons ATGAACTATATAATAGCGCAAACCCTACCTGCTGCACACTTTAAGCGTCGATTTGGTATCGAGACTAATACGTTCAAAGCAATTGTGAAAGTGCTTAAACCAGAGTGGCGAGCAACGCCAACACCTGGAGCCAAGCCTAAACTCGGACTAGAAGACCGCATATTGGTTGCCTTCGAGTATTGGCGGGAATATCGCACCTACTTTCACATCGCCACTAGTTGGGGCATCAGCGAGTCTACAGTTTGTCGAATAGTGCATTGGGTAGAGGAGACTTTAATCCGCTCACGTCGCTTTCGACTACCTGGGAAGCGCCAGTTGGTGCGGGGCTTTGGGATACCTACAGTCGCGA ACGTTGATGTGACTGAAACTCGCATTGAGCGTCCTAAGCGGCACCAACGTGCCTTTTATAGCGGCAAACAGAAAGGGCACACGCTCAAATGTCAACTCATAATTGACGCTCTTACTGGGCAGATTATCTGTACGTTTTTCGGCAAGGGGCGACGGCATGATTTCAAGCTGTTCAAAGCTTCTGGCATCCATTTCCATCCTCAAACCGAGAGTTTGCAGGACAAGGGTTATCAAGGCATCCAGAAACTGCATCTCTACTGCCGCTTACCCCACAAGAAACCGAAAGGTGGTCAGCTTACGCCTGAGCAGAAAGCGTTCAACCGCCAACTTGCGCGCCAACGGGTTGGCATTGAGCATGTTAATCGCCGCTTGAAGATCTTCCGCATCTTATCTGGACGCTATCGCAATCGTCGTCACCGCTTTGGTTTGCGTTGCAATCTAATTGCTGGTCTCTACAATTTTGAACGCTCTCAAGGCTCCTCAGTTGGCTAA
- a CDS encoding IS5 family transposase (programmed frameshift), producing MNALKAPQLANLQEVYFKRRFGIETNTFKAIVKVLKPEWRATPTPGAKPKLGLEDRILVAFEYWREYRTYFHIATSWGISESTVCRIVHWVEETLIRSRRFRLPGKRQLVRGFGIPTVANVDVTETRIERPKRHQRAFYSGKQKGHTLKCQLIIDALTGQIICTFFGKGRRHDFKLFKASGIHFHPQTESLQDKGYQGIQKLHLYCRLPHKKPKGGQLTPEQKAFNRQLARQRVGIEHVNRRLKIFRILSGRYRNRRHRFGLRCNLIAGLYNFERSQGSSVG from the exons TTGAACGCTCTCAAGGCTCCTCAGTTGGCTAATTTGCAAGAGGTCTACTTTAAGCGTCGATTTGGTATCGAGACTAATACGTTCAAAGCAATTGTGAAAGTGCTTAAACCAGAGTGGCGAGCAACGCCAACACCTGGAGCCAAGCCTAAACTCGGACTAGAAGACCGCATATTGGTTGCCTTCGAGTATTGGCGGGAATATCGCACCTACTTTCACATCGCCACTAGTTGGGGCATCAGCGAGTCTACAGTTTGTCGAATAGTGCATTGGGTAGAGGAGACTTTAATCCGCTCACGTCGCTTTCGACTACCTGGGAAGCGCCAGTTGGTGCGGGGCTTTGGGATACCTACAGTCGCGA ACGTTGATGTGACTGAAACTCGCATTGAGCGTCCTAAGCGGCACCAACGTGCCTTTTATAGCGGCAAACAGAAAGGGCACACGCTCAAATGTCAACTCATAATTGACGCTCTTACTGGGCAGATTATCTGTACGTTTTTCGGCAAGGGGCGACGGCATGATTTCAAGCTGTTCAAAGCTTCTGGCATCCATTTCCATCCTCAAACCGAGAGTTTGCAGGACAAGGGTTATCAAGGCATCCAGAAACTGCATCTCTACTGCCGCTTACCCCACAAGAAACCGAAAGGTGGTCAGCTTACGCCTGAGCAGAAAGCGTTCAACCGCCAACTTGCGCGCCAACGGGTTGGCATTGAGCATGTTAATCGCCGCTTGAAGATCTTCCGCATCTTATCTGGACGCTATCGCAATCGTCGTCACCGCTTTGGTTTGCGTTGCAATCTAATTGCTGGTCTCTACAATTTTGAACGCTCTCAAGGCTCCTCAGTTGGCTAA
- a CDS encoding IS3 family transposase (programmed frameshift), which translates to MSNKRKQYNPQFKAKVALEAIRGEKTISELVSQYEVHATLINNWKRQLLDEAISLFEKSSGAHKADESQQAEIDELYRQIGQLKVERGFFSQQVSTVGVEERKALVVSDHCELSMVRQCQLLGIARSSFYYQPQAPTEEELRLLKLIDQQYLETPFYGSRRMTVVLRQQGHEVNRKRVQRLMRQLGIAAIYPKPRLSQAHPEHQVYPYLLRGLAITDANQVWCTDITYLPVLKGHFYLVAMMDWYSRKVLSWRISNTLEVRFCIEALQEAIAQYGSPEIFNSDRGSQFTANAFTGCLKASGVQISMDGRGRFYDNIFIERLWRSLKYELIYLIAFEDGIHLNKEVRKWFNWYSGFHLKTRRGFGALPPRRGFTPSPRQ; encoded by the exons ATGAGTAACAAACGCAAGCAGTACAATCCGCAATTCAAAGCGAAAGTTGCCCTGGAAGCGATTCGGGGCGAGAAGACCATCTCGGAATTGGTAAGTCAGTATGAAGTTCATGCAACGCTGATTAACAACTGGAAACGACAGTTGCTGGATGAAGCCATTAGCCTGTTTGAGAAAAGTAGTGGGGCGCATAAAGCTGATGAGAGCCAACAAGCCGAGATTGACGAGTTATATCGTCAGATCGGACAGTTGAAGGTAGAACGGG GATTTTTTAGCCAACAGGTCAGCACAGTTGGGGTTGAAGAACGCAAAGCCCTGGTAGTGTCTGACCATTGTGAACTGAGTATGGTGCGGCAATGCCAATTGCTAGGGATTGCTCGTTCCAGCTTCTACTATCAACCGCAAGCACCCACAGAGGAAGAGTTGAGATTGTTAAAGCTGATTGACCAGCAATACTTAGAAACACCATTTTATGGTAGTCGTCGCATGACCGTAGTGCTGCGCCAACAAGGTCATGAGGTGAATCGCAAACGGGTACAACGGTTGATGCGTCAGTTGGGGATAGCAGCGATTTATCCCAAGCCCCGTTTAAGCCAGGCACATCCAGAGCATCAGGTATATCCCTATCTGCTGCGTGGATTAGCTATTACCGACGCCAATCAGGTCTGGTGTACTGATATCACCTATTTGCCAGTACTGAAAGGGCATTTCTATCTCGTGGCAATGATGGACTGGTACAGTCGGAAAGTCTTGTCTTGGCGGATTTCAAACACCTTAGAAGTAAGGTTTTGCATTGAAGCCTTGCAGGAGGCAATTGCTCAGTATGGCAGTCCTGAGATTTTTAACTCGGATCGAGGCAGTCAGTTTACCGCAAATGCCTTTACAGGATGTCTGAAAGCCTCTGGAGTGCAAATCAGCATGGATGGGCGTGGACGGTTTTACGACAACATTTTCATCGAACGGTTGTGGCGATCGCTGAAATACGAGTTGATTTACTTAATCGCTTTCGAAGATGGTATTCATTTGAATAAGGAAGTACGAAAATGGTTTAATTGGTATAGCGGTTTTCATCTGAAAACGAGAAGGGGGTTTGGGGCGTTGCCCCCAAGAAGGGGTTTCACCCCTTCACCCCGTCAATAA
- a CDS encoding Uma2 family endonuclease, translating to MTTLASEQLRLPTAAELPDSDDTPVDNELQNDTPNILLEILRWIWRDRSDWYWGVDMGVYYEPDLEQPENSKAIVPDGFLALGVAQRRPDKDGRSSYPLWQEKVPILVLEVVSKTYNGEYDDKVTKYQDLGVLYYVIYNPFSGKRPYKKRQFMDVYKLVDGKYELMPLAILPDGGRMVWLNEIGLGIGYEQGMRGDWERDWLYWYDRSGVKYPTDSERAAQEKLAKEQAELAKQQAEAIAEQERQEKLQERLAKQQAEAIATQERQEKLQERIAKQEAEAIAIQANLAKQEAEAIAQQERQEKERLAAYLRSLGINPNEI from the coding sequence ATGACTACTCTAGCCTCTGAACAACTCCGCTTGCCTACAGCCGCAGAACTGCCCGACTCCGATGACACTCCCGTGGATAACGAACTCCAGAACGATACCCCCAATATCCTGCTAGAGATACTGCGGTGGATTTGGCGCGATCGCTCGGACTGGTATTGGGGTGTTGATATGGGTGTCTACTACGAACCTGACCTCGAACAGCCTGAAAATTCCAAGGCAATTGTGCCTGATGGTTTTCTGGCTTTGGGTGTGGCGCAACGAAGACCGGATAAAGATGGACGCTCTAGTTATCCGCTGTGGCAGGAGAAGGTACCGATTTTAGTTTTAGAAGTAGTTTCTAAGACCTATAACGGGGAATACGATGACAAGGTCACCAAGTATCAGGATTTAGGGGTTTTGTACTATGTAATTTACAACCCGTTTAGTGGCAAAAGACCGTACAAAAAACGTCAATTCATGGACGTATACAAGTTAGTTGATGGCAAGTATGAGTTGATGCCCTTGGCGATCCTGCCAGACGGGGGACGCATGGTATGGCTGAATGAAATTGGGTTGGGGATTGGCTACGAGCAAGGGATGCGAGGGGATTGGGAACGCGATTGGCTGTATTGGTACGATCGCTCTGGCGTAAAATACCCGACAGATTCAGAACGTGCAGCCCAAGAAAAATTGGCGAAAGAGCAAGCTGAACTGGCTAAACAACAAGCTGAAGCGATTGCCGAACAAGAACGTCAAGAAAAATTACAAGAACGTTTAGCTAAACAACAAGCCGAAGCGATCGCCACCCAAGAACGTCAAGAAAAATTACAAGAGCGTATAGCTAAACAAGAAGCTGAAGCGATCGCCATTCAAGCAAATTTAGCTAAACAAGAAGCTGAAGCGATCGCCCAACAAGAACGTCAAGAAAAAGAGAGACTTGCTGCTTACTTGCGGTCTTTGGGCATAAATCCTAATGAAATTTGA
- a CDS encoding RHS repeat domain-containing protein, translating into MTVSAGDFVPKAFRRLISETNAYGANRTYTYDAQGNRTGITDRNGKTRRFTYDPLNRLTTETWVGTGRTTTSTYDATGQLTNISDPDATYAYNYDPNGRLLSVNNAGTAGSPNVLMTYGYDATGNRPLAD; encoded by the coding sequence GTGACCGTATCTGCAGGCGATTTCGTGCCGAAAGCGTTCCGCCGCCTCATCTCTGAAACCAACGCCTACGGAGCAAATCGTACCTACACCTATGACGCACAGGGTAACCGCACGGGCATCACAGACCGCAATGGCAAAACCCGCCGCTTCACCTACGACCCCCTCAATCGCCTCACGACCGAGACATGGGTGGGAACGGGACGTACCACCACTTCCACTTACGATGCGACAGGACAGCTAACCAACATTAGCGATCCAGATGCCACCTACGCTTACAACTACGACCCCAACGGGCGCTTGCTCTCAGTCAACAATGCTGGCACGGCGGGTAGTCCGAACGTCCTGATGACATACGGTTACGACGCGACAGGCAATAGACCTCTTGCAGATTAG
- a CDS encoding IS5 family transposase, with protein MNYIIAQTLPAAHFKRRFGIETNTFKAIVKVLKPEWRATPTPGAKPKLGLEDRILVAFEYWREYRTYFHIATSWGISESTVCRIVHWVEETLIRSRRFRLPGKRQLVRGFGIPTVAIVDVTETRIERPKRHQRAFYSGKQKGHTLKCQLIIDALTGQIICTFFGKGRRHDFKLFKASGIHFHPQTESLQDKGYQGIQKLHLYCRLPHKKPKGGQLTPEQKAFNRQLARQRVGIEHVNRRLKIFRILSGRYRNRRHRFGLRCNLIAGLYNFERSQGSSVG; from the coding sequence ATGAACTATATAATAGCGCAAACCCTACCTGCTGCACACTTTAAGCGTCGATTTGGTATCGAGACTAATACGTTCAAAGCAATTGTGAAAGTGCTTAAACCAGAGTGGCGAGCAACGCCAACACCTGGAGCCAAGCCTAAACTCGGACTAGAAGACCGCATATTGGTTGCCTTCGAGTATTGGCGGGAATATCGCACCTACTTTCACATCGCCACTAGTTGGGGCATCAGCGAGTCTACAGTTTGTCGAATAGTGCATTGGGTAGAGGAGACTTTAATCCGCTCACGTCGCTTTCGACTACCTGGGAAGCGCCAGTTGGTGCGGGGCTTTGGGATACCTACAGTCGCGATCGTTGATGTGACTGAAACTCGCATTGAGCGTCCTAAGCGGCACCAACGTGCCTTTTATAGCGGCAAACAGAAAGGGCACACGCTCAAATGTCAACTCATAATTGACGCTCTTACTGGGCAGATTATCTGTACGTTTTTCGGCAAGGGGCGACGGCATGATTTCAAGCTGTTCAAAGCTTCTGGCATCCATTTCCATCCTCAAACCGAGAGTTTGCAGGACAAGGGTTATCAAGGCATCCAGAAACTGCATCTCTACTGCCGCTTACCCCACAAGAAACCGAAAGGTGGTCAGCTTACGCCTGAGCAGAAAGCGTTCAACCGCCAACTTGCGCGCCAACGGGTTGGCATTGAGCATGTTAATCGCCGCTTGAAGATCTTCCGCATCTTATCTGGACGCTATCGCAATCGTCGTCACCGCTTTGGTTTGCGTTGCAATCTAATTGCTGGTCTCTACAATTTTGAACGCTCTCAAGGCTCCTCAGTTGGCTAA
- a CDS encoding tetratricopeptide repeat protein, with product MGANQDAARMLLQQGIGSFRSEEYQEYLHSFLKFERALELEPENAVLWGWRGIVLTKMWLILPLNDDRRALLPPQHSDTWIAAQDSLTWKPALERERAASFDRLLAVPPTTAELHQVRAEHSLWLGDCIHNNLEGRTNAYLEALQSIERAIALALDNPDMWVTRIKVLEKLSRFDEAYQSAERVLELVPEDYINWNKRASLLLWNLSRPQDALNSYNRVLFLAPETDGTQRLRAYRGRGIALEQLGRDEEALESYERSLQYGGSDSHSRAKQLRQKIQIKQLEERTQAHPDDWEAWYARGKESSKQEDRAAAVQFYDRALAIQPDLAEVWLDRGTSLFELGRYNDVLASCDRAIALDERNAKIWILHGLALRALKCYDDAIAAFDRALEHSLSDDSLASDAWCKRGDTLFRLQRYEDAIASYTRAAAVATIGTQQLEWINYKRGVAAIELERFEEAFICHYLEGNFNSEELQNVAQWLTEPALWSHWGNKLICNNDDSYTAAIIVLSKALDLGADPATQLEHRAYAFLKLERYTEAVSDYERLLALKPEDRDAWFNRAWSLKSLKRYEEALESYDRAIALLPEPYAHYHHGSILVELHRYDEALISYDRGLAIDVNHHPSFYGKALLCAIQDKAEDAIANLTQAIEIIATKKSNSIWPYHDIVAGEPRFDLIRDRPEFQNLMARSQEAVNAIFGLPSGFYPTYPSGNRS from the coding sequence ATGGGTGCAAATCAAGATGCCGCACGTATGCTGCTACAACAGGGGATAGGTTCCTTTCGCAGTGAGGAATATCAGGAATATCTCCATTCCTTCCTAAAGTTCGAGCGTGCATTGGAGCTGGAACCTGAGAATGCGGTATTGTGGGGCTGGCGGGGCATTGTCTTAACTAAAATGTGGTTGATATTGCCTCTCAATGACGATCGCAGGGCGCTATTACCCCCGCAGCATTCCGATACCTGGATCGCTGCTCAAGATTCTCTGACTTGGAAACCTGCGCTCGAACGAGAGAGAGCCGCCAGTTTCGATCGCCTTCTCGCAGTTCCACCTACAACCGCCGAACTCCATCAGGTGCGAGCGGAACATTCGCTATGGCTGGGCGATTGCATTCACAATAATCTGGAAGGTCGTACCAATGCCTATCTTGAAGCATTGCAGAGTATCGAACGGGCGATCGCCTTGGCACTTGACAATCCAGACATGTGGGTAACTCGTATCAAAGTATTAGAAAAACTAAGCCGCTTCGATGAGGCATATCAAAGTGCGGAGCGAGTTTTGGAACTGGTTCCTGAAGACTACATCAATTGGAATAAACGCGCATCTCTATTGTTGTGGAATTTGAGCCGACCTCAAGATGCTTTGAACTCCTACAATCGCGTCCTATTCCTAGCACCAGAAACAGACGGCACGCAAAGATTGAGAGCCTATCGCGGTCGCGGCATTGCCCTCGAACAACTGGGGCGAGATGAAGAAGCTTTAGAGAGTTACGAGCGATCGCTCCAATATGGTGGTAGCGACAGTCACAGTCGCGCCAAGCAATTACGGCAAAAGATTCAAATTAAACAACTAGAAGAAAGAACGCAGGCGCATCCCGACGACTGGGAAGCGTGGTATGCCAGAGGGAAGGAATCTTCCAAACAAGAGGATCGGGCGGCAGCAGTTCAATTCTACGACCGCGCCCTGGCGATCCAGCCCGATCTCGCTGAAGTATGGCTCGATCGCGGTACTTCACTATTCGAGCTAGGCCGCTACAATGACGTACTTGCCAGTTGCGATCGCGCGATCGCGCTCGACGAACGTAATGCCAAAATTTGGATTTTGCACGGCTTGGCGCTACGTGCTTTGAAATGCTATGACGATGCGATCGCTGCTTTCGATCGCGCCCTAGAGCATTCTCTCTCAGACGATTCGCTAGCGAGCGATGCCTGGTGCAAACGGGGCGATACCCTGTTCCGCTTACAACGTTATGAAGATGCGATCGCGAGTTACACACGGGCGGCTGCGGTTGCTACCATAGGAACCCAGCAACTAGAATGGATTAATTACAAGCGCGGTGTGGCGGCGATCGAACTGGAACGATTTGAAGAAGCTTTCATCTGTCATTACCTGGAGGGTAATTTTAACTCTGAGGAGTTACAGAATGTGGCGCAATGGTTGACCGAACCTGCACTCTGGAGCCATTGGGGCAACAAGTTGATCTGCAACAACGATGACAGCTACACCGCTGCGATTATCGTACTTTCTAAAGCCCTAGATCTCGGTGCCGATCCCGCGACGCAGTTAGAACATCGCGCCTATGCCTTTCTCAAACTGGAACGCTACACTGAGGCGGTATCGGACTACGAGCGGCTGCTGGCACTCAAACCCGAAGATCGCGATGCCTGGTTCAACCGCGCCTGGTCGTTGAAATCGCTGAAACGCTACGAAGAAGCTCTAGAAAGCTACGATCGCGCGATCGCACTCCTGCCCGAACCCTATGCTCATTACCATCACGGCAGCATTCTGGTAGAACTGCATCGCTATGATGAAGCTCTGATTAGCTACGATCGCGGTCTTGCCATCGATGTCAATCACCACCCATCTTTCTACGGCAAAGCGTTGCTCTGCGCTATCCAGGATAAGGCTGAGGATGCAATCGCCAATCTCACTCAAGCTATAGAAATTATCGCTACCAAAAAGTCCAATTCGATATGGCCTTATCACGACATCGTGGCTGGCGAGCCGCGATTCGATCTAATCCGCGATCGCCCTGAATTCCAGAATTTGATGGCGCGATCGCAGGAAGCTGTAAACGCTATCTTCGGCCTTCCATCTGGATTCTATCCCACTTATCCTTCAGGTAATCGATCGTGA